In the Streptomyces formicae genome, one interval contains:
- a CDS encoding bifunctional glycosyltransferase 87/phosphatase PAP2 family protein: MRAGRPDGPEARIGAIRVALWLIAALLAARQAAVVLRTPRTERFTDLETWIGPEGVLHVKGSLYDADKFTGTPFSGLVLKPLARSAEQALGWGWTFGTLGLVVVIGLLAARALPQPVSRRTALLAAPVAISLLILSLPVRNALYLGQTSIIPVLLVLLGLFAVRGERASGLLIGVAAALQPTMLLFAGLLWFTGRKRAAASTGLTFAACTALAWAALPRDSWTYWVHHLAGAGLGANPDANANQSLHGMLLRFGIRGPLETGLFLGLGAVVVFFGVRRAVRYAKDGQLLLATAITGCVAVVVSPTTWQHQLLWVLFAVVGRAGTRQSDRYVWPVAVVLVSTLPATMMLPNVPVTEPVRDNVVLVAALAAAVVVPFLSRTHPQYRSPIPTDYAAPVPARWKRVPLVPFWRRVLTRPNLLLELLLIRVGYSAYQQVRLAATGGTISGGRTTAERHGEQVHAIERFLHIDVEHWFNHLTARTGWLESFFNFYYTSFHFVVPLTVLAVLYARRPAEYRWARSALGFATVLALIGFWAYPLAPPRLMPELGFIDTVHGVQDFTQPNYGTLTDLTNQYAAMPSLHFGWSLWCGLVIAIVAPRWWMKALGLLHPFFTVCAIVGTGNHWVLDAVGGAAVVGAGFGLTYLLSGPRVRRPLGAGAGADTGAEAEAPAVSDMSKDVPAKDRTPS; the protein is encoded by the coding sequence CTGAGGGCGGGGCGGCCCGACGGTCCCGAGGCGCGGATCGGCGCGATCCGCGTCGCCCTCTGGCTGATCGCCGCGCTCCTCGCGGCCCGGCAGGCGGCCGTCGTACTGCGTACGCCGAGGACCGAGCGCTTCACCGATCTGGAGACCTGGATCGGCCCCGAGGGCGTCCTGCACGTGAAGGGCTCCCTCTACGACGCGGACAAGTTCACCGGCACGCCGTTCTCCGGTCTCGTCCTCAAACCCCTGGCCCGTTCGGCCGAACAGGCGCTCGGCTGGGGCTGGACGTTCGGCACGCTCGGCCTGGTCGTGGTCATCGGGCTGCTCGCGGCCCGCGCCCTGCCGCAGCCGGTGTCGCGGCGCACCGCGCTGCTCGCCGCGCCCGTGGCGATCAGCCTGCTGATCCTCTCGCTGCCGGTCCGCAACGCCCTCTACCTCGGCCAGACCAGCATCATCCCGGTCCTGCTCGTCCTGCTCGGCCTCTTCGCGGTCCGCGGTGAACGGGCCAGCGGCCTCCTGATCGGCGTGGCCGCGGCCCTGCAGCCCACGATGCTGCTCTTCGCCGGGCTGCTCTGGTTCACCGGACGCAAGCGGGCCGCCGCCTCCACCGGCCTCACCTTCGCCGCCTGCACCGCGCTGGCCTGGGCCGCGCTGCCGCGCGACTCCTGGACGTACTGGGTCCATCACCTGGCGGGCGCGGGACTCGGCGCGAACCCGGACGCCAACGCCAACCAGTCGCTGCACGGCATGCTGCTCAGGTTCGGCATCAGGGGCCCGCTGGAGACGGGGCTCTTCCTGGGGCTCGGCGCCGTCGTCGTCTTCTTCGGCGTGCGCCGCGCGGTGCGCTACGCCAAGGACGGCCAACTGCTGCTCGCCACCGCGATCACCGGCTGCGTCGCCGTCGTGGTGTCACCGACGACCTGGCAGCACCAGCTCCTGTGGGTGCTCTTCGCGGTGGTCGGCAGGGCGGGCACGCGGCAGTCCGACCGGTACGTGTGGCCGGTGGCCGTCGTCCTGGTGTCGACGCTGCCCGCCACGATGATGCTGCCGAACGTGCCGGTCACCGAGCCGGTCAGGGACAACGTCGTCCTGGTCGCCGCGCTCGCCGCCGCCGTCGTGGTGCCGTTCCTGTCCCGTACGCATCCGCAGTACCGGAGCCCGATCCCCACCGACTACGCGGCGCCCGTCCCCGCCCGCTGGAAGCGGGTGCCGCTCGTCCCGTTCTGGCGGCGCGTGCTTACCCGTCCGAACCTGCTCCTCGAACTGCTCCTGATCCGCGTCGGCTACTCCGCGTACCAGCAGGTCAGGCTGGCCGCGACGGGCGGCACCATCTCCGGGGGCCGGACCACCGCCGAGCGGCACGGCGAGCAGGTGCACGCCATCGAGCGGTTCCTGCACATCGACGTCGAGCACTGGTTCAACCACCTGACGGCGCGCACCGGCTGGCTGGAGAGCTTCTTCAACTTCTACTACACGTCGTTCCACTTCGTGGTGCCGCTGACCGTCCTCGCCGTCCTGTACGCGCGCAGGCCCGCCGAGTACCGCTGGGCGCGCTCCGCGCTCGGCTTCGCGACGGTCCTCGCCCTCATCGGCTTCTGGGCCTATCCGCTGGCCCCGCCGCGCCTGATGCCGGAGCTCGGCTTCATCGACACGGTGCACGGCGTCCAGGACTTCACCCAGCCGAACTACGGCACGCTGACCGACCTCACCAACCAGTACGCGGCGATGCCCTCGCTGCACTTCGGCTGGTCCCTGTGGTGCGGTCTGGTCATCGCGATCGTCGCGCCCAGGTGGTGGATGAAGGCGCTCGGCCTGCTGCACCCGTTCTTCACGGTCTGCGCGATCGTGGGGACCGGCAACCACTGGGTGCTCGACGCGGTGGGCGGCGCGGCCGTGGTGGGCGCGGGCTTCGGCCTGACCTACCTGCTGTCGGGGCCCCGGGTGCGCCGGCCGCTCGGGGCCGGGGCAGGGGCCGATACCGGAGCCGAGGCCGAGGCGCCGGCCGTCAGCGACATGTCGAAGGACGTCCCCGCGAAGGACCGTACCCCGAGCTGA
- a CDS encoding DUF2029 domain-containing protein, with amino-acid sequence MVSADVSIAPPGSSPADRNSAFRAFCRRHRVPLLATVPTLPLYAVWAAFLATGGGDLAAQEAWARFASEHGAAAYNLFWYGGMHTANYSLISPYLMALVGVKTVTVLSGIAGAWLAAALVQRSGIRRPLGPAVLASLGVWCNVASGRTTFALGLAFGLGACLVLARERRVAVAVLCATLATMASPVAGLFLVVAGAGYFFVRDWARAAALIVPPFAVVATTTVLFPFNGEQPMAFDRIFPPALFGLALVLAAPAHWRVLRWGAGMYALGTVLTFLIPSPIGTNVERLAELFGPAALLAALLAPGLARLGRVVLAVALVLSSAWVVQKTVDDLMVSTKVPKWAADTQGVVRELERLGADRGRVEVVPARNHREATALSPYVNMARGWNRQLDIERGRLFYDGTFSATTYRAWLDRWAVGYVVLPLGRPDGPAEAEAALVAGEPTWLQPVWKDANWRIYRVRNSVPLVSEPASVVRSTGSDMVVRVPKRGSVTVRLVYSPWLRAEGACLKQYGEFTRLSVPGPGTYKISSGYGPSRGRPSTCR; translated from the coding sequence GTGGTTTCTGCCGACGTATCGATCGCCCCGCCCGGCAGTTCGCCCGCCGACCGGAATTCCGCCTTCCGAGCGTTCTGCCGCCGCCACCGCGTTCCGCTCCTCGCCACCGTCCCCACCCTTCCCCTGTACGCGGTGTGGGCGGCGTTCCTCGCGACCGGCGGCGGTGACCTCGCCGCGCAGGAGGCCTGGGCGAGGTTCGCCTCCGAGCACGGGGCGGCCGCCTACAACCTCTTCTGGTACGGCGGCATGCACACCGCCAACTACAGCCTGATCTCGCCGTATCTGATGGCACTCGTCGGCGTGAAGACCGTGACGGTGCTCTCCGGGATCGCGGGCGCCTGGCTGGCCGCCGCGCTGGTCCAGCGCTCCGGGATCCGCAGGCCGCTGGGGCCCGCCGTGCTCGCCTCTCTCGGGGTGTGGTGCAACGTCGCCTCCGGGCGCACCACGTTCGCGCTCGGTCTCGCCTTCGGCCTCGGGGCCTGTCTGGTCCTCGCGCGGGAGCGTCGCGTGGCCGTCGCCGTGCTCTGCGCGACGCTCGCCACCATGGCGTCCCCGGTCGCGGGGCTCTTCCTGGTCGTCGCGGGCGCGGGCTACTTCTTCGTACGCGACTGGGCGCGCGCGGCGGCGCTGATCGTGCCGCCGTTCGCGGTGGTGGCGACCACGACGGTGCTCTTCCCCTTCAACGGCGAACAGCCGATGGCCTTCGACCGGATCTTCCCGCCCGCGCTGTTCGGCCTGGCACTCGTCCTCGCGGCGCCCGCGCACTGGCGGGTGCTGCGGTGGGGCGCGGGCATGTACGCGCTCGGCACCGTCCTGACGTTCCTCATCCCCTCCCCGATCGGCACGAACGTGGAGCGGCTCGCGGAGCTGTTCGGACCCGCCGCGCTGCTCGCGGCGCTGCTCGCGCCCGGCCTCGCCCGGCTGGGGCGCGTCGTGCTCGCGGTCGCGCTCGTCCTGTCGTCGGCCTGGGTGGTGCAGAAGACCGTCGACGACCTGATGGTGTCGACGAAGGTGCCGAAGTGGGCGGCCGACACCCAGGGCGTGGTGCGCGAGCTCGAACGCCTCGGCGCCGACCGGGGCCGCGTCGAGGTGGTCCCGGCCCGCAACCACCGCGAGGCCACCGCCCTCTCGCCGTACGTGAACATGGCGCGCGGCTGGAACCGCCAGCTCGACATCGAACGCGGCCGCCTCTTCTACGACGGAACGTTCTCGGCCACCACCTACCGGGCCTGGCTCGACCGGTGGGCCGTCGGCTACGTGGTCCTGCCCCTCGGCAGGCCGGACGGCCCCGCCGAGGCCGAGGCGGCGCTCGTGGCGGGCGAGCCGACCTGGCTGCAACCGGTGTGGAAGGACGCGAACTGGCGGATCTACCGGGTGCGCAACTCGGTGCCGCTGGTCTCCGAACCCGCCTCCGTGGTGCGCTCCACCGGCTCCGACATGGTGGTCCGGGTGCCGAAGCGGGGCTCGGTGACCGTACGCCTGGTGTACTCGCCCTGGCTGCGGGCCGAGGGCGCGTGCCTGAAGCAGTACGGCGAGTTCACCCGGCTCTCGGTGCCGGGGCCCGGCACCTACAAGATCAGCTCGGGGTACGGTCCTTCGCGGGGACGTCCTTCGACATGTCGCTGA